A single genomic interval of Pseudomonadales bacterium harbors:
- a CDS encoding molecular chaperone TorD family protein, producing the protein MMPVALDSACLEQTARRRSETWGLLAAALEYPDEGLATLIRAGAVMHRARELFGALAPGLDASIAWTALADVPPADALAIEYSRLFDAIGPGGPACPLNSGALLGEDGRLKLLEELVRFYNHFGLTTEGAPGNEFPDHVLAQLDFLHFLSECEAECLAAGNEGADDYRRARTDFQRRHPARWSVDMLEKLERHAAHPYYLAIARLIQHLATLP; encoded by the coding sequence ATGATGCCGGTCGCGCTCGACAGCGCCTGCCTCGAACAGACCGCGCGCCGGCGCAGCGAAACGTGGGGGCTGCTGGCGGCTGCACTCGAATACCCGGACGAAGGGCTTGCCACGCTGATTCGCGCCGGCGCCGTGATGCATCGCGCGCGTGAGCTGTTCGGCGCTCTGGCCCCCGGGCTCGATGCCTCGATCGCGTGGACCGCGCTCGCCGATGTGCCACCGGCTGACGCACTCGCGATCGAGTACTCCCGGTTGTTCGATGCCATCGGTCCCGGAGGGCCCGCCTGTCCGCTGAACAGCGGTGCGCTGCTCGGCGAAGACGGACGGCTGAAACTGCTCGAGGAACTGGTGCGTTTCTACAACCACTTCGGGCTGACGACCGAGGGGGCGCCCGGCAACGAGTTTCCGGACCACGTACTCGCGCAACTCGATTTCCTGCATTTTCTCAGCGAATGCGAAGCCGAGTGTCTTGCGGCAGGCAACGAGGGCGCGGACGACTACCGCCGAGCGCGCACCGATTTCCAGCGTCGCCACCCGGCGCGCTGGTCGGTGGACATGCTGGAGAAGCTCGAACGCCACGCCGCACACCCGTACTACCTGGCGATCGCGCGCCTGATCCAGCACCTCGCAACCCTCCCGTAG
- a CDS encoding molybdopterin-dependent oxidoreductase: MPISRRRFIIGSAAVAAAGGLVLHNLRPRVPQKPPFHPAPSVATQRVRYNDFSDIWREKWTWDKVAKGTHTRANCISACSWDVYVKDGIAWREEQAAVYEPHRPDVPDFNPRGCQKGACYTHLQLAESRVTHPLKRVGERGDGKWKRVSWDEALSDIADRVIDAAIEQGTESVVFDDGTTNAGYGPDSAGDMRFAQSLQATRIDSWAGVSDMPMGAVQTWGLFNSEGTADDWFLSDYIVVWVGNPAYTRIPDVHFMHEARYRGARLVVIAPDYSPSAIHADLWLNVKPETDAALGLACAQVMIEEKLFKPEYVLEQSDLPFLVRTDNESFLRQSDVERGGADNALYLWDEAKNAIVVAPGCEGDGDEGRSLALGNIRPALSGRFEVGLADGSMVEVETVFDKLRRQLDAEYRPEQAAAITGLHPDTIRTFARQMAAARRSMIFASWGACKHYHSDLFQRAMMLLMALTGNQGHQGGGVRIAAWWGMDGLDALASQSALTTMEKLQLIPKAIRGLTPRDYEKVFTGMSEREAIVPLMVFLYVHGGYHEMWDEAHLQDPALPRHLREYVRESLDRGWMKVYPPEDRAPKVYIFTGCNPLRRWPAAQIAREKLWPKLDLVVSVNFRMSTSSMYADYVLPVAGYYEKYGIKYGQTYVPYIICSDKATEPPGEAKSDWETFGLLSKYIAERAKARGVSEVRGFHDQPFDLRTVYDRHTQNGKYDPTDPEDPIRLMDVIFENSPSVAANSGREALAMGAVPVIGTGRPSLIYQNYSDYDIKDTHWPHRDFVEKKVAWPTLTGRQQFYLDHPWYLEGGEALPVHKDPPLASSSFPLRLYGGHNRWSIHAIWRDLRLMLQLERGQPVCFMNPRDCEPRGIADGDMVRIHNNRGDFECMVKVAAATAPGEVIVYHAWEPYQFKQWKGSTEPIEAPWKALHLAGGYSQLHYRMFYGAPSHVPRGAAIEVTKA, from the coding sequence ATGCCCATCTCGCGTCGTCGTTTCATCATCGGTTCGGCGGCGGTGGCTGCCGCCGGCGGCCTGGTCCTGCACAACCTGCGCCCGCGAGTGCCGCAGAAGCCGCCGTTCCACCCGGCGCCGTCGGTGGCAACACAGCGCGTGCGCTACAACGACTTCTCGGACATCTGGCGCGAGAAGTGGACCTGGGACAAGGTCGCGAAGGGCACGCACACGCGGGCGAACTGCATCTCGGCCTGCTCGTGGGACGTGTACGTGAAGGACGGCATCGCGTGGCGTGAGGAGCAGGCCGCGGTGTACGAACCGCACCGGCCCGACGTACCCGACTTCAATCCGCGTGGCTGTCAGAAGGGTGCCTGCTACACGCACCTGCAGCTTGCCGAATCGCGTGTCACCCACCCGTTGAAGCGGGTGGGTGAGCGCGGCGACGGCAAGTGGAAGCGCGTTTCGTGGGACGAGGCACTGAGCGACATCGCCGATCGCGTGATCGACGCAGCGATCGAGCAGGGCACCGAATCGGTGGTGTTCGACGACGGCACGACCAACGCCGGTTACGGCCCGGACTCTGCCGGTGACATGCGCTTTGCCCAATCCCTGCAGGCGACGCGCATCGACTCCTGGGCAGGAGTCAGCGACATGCCGATGGGGGCAGTGCAGACCTGGGGCCTGTTCAACAGCGAGGGCACTGCGGACGACTGGTTCCTGTCGGACTACATCGTCGTCTGGGTGGGCAACCCGGCGTATACACGCATTCCGGACGTGCACTTCATGCACGAGGCACGCTACCGCGGTGCGCGGCTGGTCGTGATTGCACCCGACTACAGCCCGAGCGCGATCCACGCCGACCTCTGGCTCAACGTGAAACCCGAGACCGACGCTGCGCTCGGGCTCGCGTGTGCGCAGGTGATGATCGAGGAAAAGCTGTTCAAGCCCGAGTACGTGCTCGAACAGAGTGACCTGCCGTTCCTGGTGCGTACCGACAACGAGTCGTTCCTGCGCCAGTCGGACGTGGAGCGCGGCGGCGCCGACAACGCGCTCTACCTGTGGGACGAGGCAAAGAATGCGATCGTCGTCGCACCGGGTTGCGAGGGCGACGGCGATGAGGGGCGCAGCCTCGCGCTCGGGAACATCCGCCCGGCGCTGTCCGGGCGTTTCGAGGTCGGGCTTGCCGACGGCTCCATGGTCGAGGTCGAGACCGTGTTCGACAAGCTGCGCAGGCAGCTCGATGCCGAATACCGTCCCGAGCAGGCGGCCGCGATCACCGGTCTGCATCCCGACACGATCCGCACCTTCGCACGCCAGATGGCGGCTGCGCGCCGCTCGATGATCTTTGCGTCGTGGGGCGCCTGCAAGCACTACCACAGCGACCTGTTCCAGCGCGCGATGATGTTGCTGATGGCCCTGACCGGCAACCAGGGCCACCAGGGCGGCGGCGTGCGTATCGCCGCGTGGTGGGGCATGGATGGTCTCGACGCGCTCGCCTCGCAGTCGGCACTGACCACGATGGAAAAACTGCAGCTCATTCCGAAGGCGATCCGCGGGCTGACGCCGCGCGACTATGAGAAGGTCTTCACCGGCATGAGCGAGCGCGAGGCGATCGTGCCGCTGATGGTGTTCCTGTACGTGCACGGCGGTTACCACGAGATGTGGGACGAGGCGCACCTGCAGGACCCCGCGCTGCCGCGCCATCTGCGCGAGTACGTGCGCGAGTCGCTCGACCGCGGCTGGATGAAGGTGTATCCGCCTGAGGACCGCGCGCCGAAGGTCTACATCTTCACGGGCTGCAATCCGCTGCGTCGCTGGCCGGCCGCGCAGATCGCGCGCGAGAAGCTGTGGCCGAAGCTCGATCTGGTCGTATCGGTCAATTTCCGCATGTCGACCTCCAGCATGTACGCGGACTACGTGCTGCCGGTGGCGGGTTATTACGAGAAATACGGCATCAAGTACGGTCAGACCTACGTGCCGTACATCATCTGCTCCGACAAGGCGACCGAGCCGCCCGGCGAGGCGAAGTCCGACTGGGAAACCTTCGGCCTGCTCAGCAAGTACATTGCCGAGCGTGCGAAGGCGCGTGGTGTCAGCGAGGTGCGCGGCTTCCATGACCAGCCCTTCGACCTGCGCACCGTCTACGACCGCCACACCCAGAACGGCAAGTACGATCCCACCGACCCGGAAGATCCGATCCGGCTGATGGACGTGATCTTCGAGAACAGCCCGAGCGTCGCTGCCAACAGCGGTCGTGAAGCGCTGGCGATGGGCGCGGTGCCGGTGATCGGCACCGGGCGCCCCTCGCTGATCTACCAGAACTACAGCGACTACGACATCAAGGACACCCACTGGCCGCATCGCGATTTCGTCGAAAAGAAGGTCGCCTGGCCGACGCTGACCGGGCGCCAGCAGTTCTATCTGGATCACCCGTGGTATCTGGAAGGTGGCGAGGCGCTGCCGGTGCACAAGGATCCGCCACTCGCGAGCAGCAGCTTTCCGTTGCGGCTCTACGGCGGGCACAACCGCTGGAGCATCCACGCGATCTGGCGTGACCTGAGGCTGATGCTGCAGCTCGAACGCGGGCAGCCGGTGTGCTTCATGAACCCGCGCGACTGCGAGCCGCGCGGTATTGCGGATGGCGACATGGTGCGCATACACAACAATCGCGGCGATTTCGAGTGCATGGTGAAGGTCGCCGCGGCGACCGCTCCGGGCGAGGTGATCGTCTACCACGCGTGGGAGCCGTACCAGTTCAAGCAGTGGAAGGGGTCGACGGAGCCGATCGAGGCACCGTGGAAAGCACTGCACCTGGCCGGCGGCTACAGCCAGTTGCACTACCGCATGTTCTACGGCGCACCCAGCCATGTGCCACGGGGCGCAGCAATCGAGGTCACGAAGGCATGA
- a CDS encoding respiratory nitrate reductase subunit beta yields MVLDLNKCIGCHTCSVACKTLWTSSEGMEHMFFNTVNTMPGEGTPRQWETMGGGFPGGEAELGKLPALGEFGEAWKFNHEEVFYGGKGQDVHLGVQGAVPQWGPNWDEDQGAGEFPNSFFFYLPRLCNHCTHPACKEACPRGAIEKRVEDGIVIVNEDRCRGYRHCMEACPYKKIYFNHATKVSQKCIFCFPRLEQGVAPACARQCPGRVRFVGYRDDENAPIWKLVEKWKVALPLHPEFGTEPNVFYVPPGAPASFDAEGRIDTGKPRIPNEYLVSLFGERVLDALQTLAEERAKAARGERSELMDLLIAYRWQDMFGGFDRDPQTIKWVEA; encoded by the coding sequence ATGGTCCTGGACCTCAACAAGTGCATCGGCTGCCACACCTGCAGTGTTGCCTGCAAGACCTTGTGGACCTCCAGCGAAGGCATGGAGCACATGTTCTTCAATACCGTGAACACGATGCCCGGCGAGGGCACGCCGCGGCAGTGGGAGACCATGGGCGGCGGCTTTCCGGGGGGCGAGGCCGAACTCGGCAAACTGCCCGCGCTCGGCGAGTTCGGTGAAGCGTGGAAGTTCAACCACGAAGAGGTGTTCTACGGCGGCAAAGGCCAGGATGTGCACCTCGGCGTGCAGGGTGCCGTGCCGCAGTGGGGGCCGAACTGGGACGAGGACCAGGGTGCCGGCGAATTTCCGAACAGTTTCTTTTTCTACCTGCCGCGTCTCTGCAACCACTGCACCCACCCTGCATGCAAGGAAGCGTGTCCGCGTGGTGCGATCGAGAAGCGTGTCGAAGACGGCATCGTGATCGTCAACGAAGACCGTTGCCGCGGCTACCGTCACTGCATGGAAGCCTGCCCGTACAAGAAGATCTACTTCAACCACGCGACAAAGGTGTCGCAGAAGTGCATTTTCTGCTTTCCACGGCTCGAGCAGGGGGTTGCACCGGCGTGTGCGCGCCAGTGCCCGGGACGCGTGCGTTTCGTTGGCTACCGCGACGACGAGAACGCACCGATCTGGAAGCTGGTCGAAAAATGGAAGGTCGCGCTGCCGTTGCATCCGGAATTCGGCACCGAACCGAACGTCTTCTATGTGCCGCCGGGCGCACCGGCGAGTTTCGATGCCGAAGGACGCATCGATACCGGCAAGCCGCGCATTCCGAATGAGTATCTGGTGTCGCTGTTCGGCGAGCGTGTGCTCGATGCGCTGCAGACGTTGGCGGAGGAGCGCGCGAAGGCCGCGCGCGGCGAGCGATCGGAACTGATGGACCTGCTGATCGCCTACCGCTGGCAGGACATGTTCGGCGGCTTCGATCGCGATCCGCAAACGATCAAGTGGGTCGAGGCCTGA
- a CDS encoding dihydrodipicolinate reductase, with the protein MTLRIVQWTTGVVGKPAVRAIIDHPGMELVGCFSHSPDKVGHDVGELCGLPPIGIQATQDIDALLALKPDCVCYMPLFYDVDHIVRILEAGCNIVSTAYFITGSMYGEENLARIKAAAARGGASIYGTGTNPGIINIIALVASSACTRIDKISVLESVDATAYASAGTWEAIGFGLPVDDPGAPAMAERAMPVFKEAVAMMASALKIPVEEIRYDVEYAAATEDVDLGYMRIGKGCISGLRCCWSARANGRAVIEIKIAWKLGTKLQPDWPVEEGWVVEIDGSPSLRCVYQPRRTTEFDPGLMTAMPAVNAIPAVCAASPGIVTADQLPLIMGAHTVNVG; encoded by the coding sequence ATGACTCTGCGTATCGTGCAATGGACCACCGGCGTGGTCGGCAAGCCGGCCGTCCGTGCCATCATCGATCATCCCGGAATGGAACTGGTGGGCTGCTTCAGTCATTCGCCGGACAAGGTGGGCCATGACGTCGGCGAACTCTGCGGTCTGCCCCCAATCGGCATCCAGGCCACGCAGGACATCGATGCTCTGCTCGCACTGAAGCCCGATTGCGTGTGCTACATGCCGCTGTTCTACGACGTGGATCACATCGTTCGCATCCTCGAGGCAGGCTGCAACATCGTCTCGACGGCCTACTTCATCACCGGCAGCATGTATGGCGAGGAAAATCTCGCGCGGATCAAAGCGGCTGCGGCCAGGGGCGGTGCCTCGATCTACGGCACGGGGACGAATCCGGGGATCATCAACATCATCGCGCTGGTCGCAAGTTCGGCGTGTACCCGCATCGACAAGATCTCGGTGCTGGAGTCGGTGGACGCCACTGCCTACGCCTCCGCAGGCACCTGGGAGGCGATCGGCTTCGGCCTTCCGGTCGATGATCCGGGCGCACCGGCGATGGCCGAGCGCGCGATGCCGGTATTCAAGGAAGCCGTGGCGATGATGGCCTCGGCGTTGAAGATCCCCGTGGAGGAAATCCGTTACGACGTCGAATACGCGGCGGCTACCGAAGACGTCGACCTGGGTTATATGCGGATCGGCAAGGGCTGCATCAGCGGCTTGCGCTGCTGCTGGTCGGCGCGGGCCAACGGCCGGGCGGTGATCGAGATCAAGATCGCGTGGAAGCTCGGCACCAAGCTGCAACCCGACTGGCCGGTAGAGGAAGGCTGGGTAGTCGAAATCGACGGTTCCCCGTCGCTGCGCTGCGTGTACCAGCCACGACGCACCACGGAATTCGATCCTGGCCTGATGACGGCGATGCCAGCGGTCAACGCGATCCCGGCAGTGTGCGCAGCCTCACCCGGCATCGTCACTGCGGATCAGCTGCCGTTGATCATGGGCGCGCACACAGTGAACGTGGGCTGA
- a CDS encoding Rrf2 family transcriptional regulator: MHITQFTDYALRALIYLGTNDDRRVTIQEIAERFGVSRNHLMKVVNELIRNGYADGVRGKGGGLRLARPANRIVVGDVIRHMEPGMELVECFASGCKCILDPDCQLKSALSRALDAFLTVLDGLTLADLLGSPEHSILRLSPVEVPRKLKRCKSIASLIANP, translated from the coding sequence ATGCATATCACCCAGTTCACCGACTATGCATTACGTGCGCTGATCTACTTGGGAACCAACGACGATCGACGCGTCACGATCCAGGAAATCGCCGAACGTTTCGGCGTATCGCGCAACCATCTGATGAAAGTGGTCAATGAACTGATCCGTAACGGTTACGCCGACGGCGTGCGTGGCAAGGGTGGGGGCTTGCGCCTTGCGCGCCCGGCGAACCGGATCGTGGTTGGCGACGTGATCCGGCACATGGAGCCAGGGATGGAGCTCGTCGAATGCTTTGCTTCGGGATGCAAGTGCATTCTCGATCCCGACTGCCAGCTGAAGTCGGCTCTGTCGCGCGCACTGGACGCCTTTCTCACGGTACTCGATGGCCTGACGCTGGCCGACCTGCTCGGTTCTCCGGAGCACAGCATCCTGCGACTGTCACCGGTAGAGGTGCCGCGAAAGCTGAAAAGATGCAAGAGCATTGCATCTTTAATCGCAAACCCATAA
- a CDS encoding zinc-dependent peptidase, with amino-acid sequence MHGKPVAASSGTGLSPATGPLYRSRRDLSRKHMRSFWQRRRLRRHAFTDADWETVCARLPLVARLDQPARQRLREIATLFLADKIVAPAAGFELDQMQRIEIAIGAALPVLELGLGAYRSFHGVIVYPDAFLAPREELDEAGVMHIGHEEVAGESWEAGPILLSWADVEASRDIEHGYHVVIHECAHKLDLGDGEMNGVPDLSGCGISAAEWQTVMTDAWEAMHGEEEAYGEAPLDEYALHSPAEFFAVLSEHFFTIPEHLEAILPAAFALLRRFYRSEAVATAHRTLT; translated from the coding sequence ATGCATGGCAAGCCTGTCGCTGCGTCCTCCGGCACCGGCCTGTCGCCGGCAACGGGGCCACTGTACCGCAGCAGGCGCGATCTGTCGCGCAAGCACATGAGGAGCTTCTGGCAGCGTCGCCGACTGCGCCGGCATGCATTCACGGACGCGGACTGGGAAACGGTCTGTGCGCGTCTGCCACTGGTGGCACGGCTCGATCAGCCAGCACGGCAGCGGCTGCGCGAAATCGCCACGCTGTTTCTCGCCGACAAGATCGTGGCGCCCGCGGCAGGATTCGAACTCGACCAGATGCAGCGCATCGAGATCGCGATCGGTGCAGCCCTGCCAGTGCTGGAACTGGGGCTTGGTGCGTATCGCTCGTTCCATGGTGTGATCGTCTACCCCGACGCGTTCCTGGCGCCGCGCGAGGAACTCGACGAGGCCGGTGTGATGCACATCGGCCACGAGGAAGTCGCCGGCGAAAGCTGGGAGGCAGGACCGATCCTGCTGTCGTGGGCGGACGTCGAAGCCTCACGCGATATCGAACACGGCTATCACGTGGTCATCCACGAGTGCGCGCACAAGCTCGACCTCGGCGACGGCGAGATGAACGGCGTTCCCGATCTGAGCGGCTGCGGCATCAGCGCTGCAGAATGGCAAACCGTGATGACGGATGCCTGGGAAGCAATGCACGGCGAAGAGGAAGCGTACGGCGAAGCACCGCTCGATGAGTACGCGCTGCACTCCCCCGCCGAGTTCTTCGCCGTGCTCAGCGAGCACTTTTTCACGATACCGGAACACCTGGAGGCAATCCTGCCGGCAGCGTTCGCGCTGCTGCGCCGCTTCTACCGTTCAGAGGCTGTTGCAACAGCCCATCGAACATTGACCTGA
- a CDS encoding SDR family NAD(P)-dependent oxidoreductase, which translates to MSDLSGKVAIVTGAGRGLGRVEAIQLARQGARVVINEIGLPAAREAAESAREEIRAFGGEAITVYGDCADWNDSEALFKTAIDTFGDVNIVVNNAGFCRDKMIFSMTEEEFDSVVRVHLKGHFVNMRHAAAYWREQAKNTGGTVYGRLISTSSEAFLFGSVGQPNYAAAKAGIVAMTMGAAQALAKYGVTANVIMPRARTDMTMGGGTAAMFEKPEEGFDHFDPENVGPFVGYLASARAQRISGYVFVVWGKQVTIIDGPQFGQVFENETRWTLDQLDAALSPHFAKLRPIVDGFTIDPTA; encoded by the coding sequence ATGAGTGATCTGTCCGGAAAAGTCGCGATCGTCACCGGTGCAGGCCGTGGTCTGGGCCGCGTCGAGGCGATCCAGCTCGCGCGCCAGGGGGCACGCGTGGTGATCAATGAAATCGGTCTGCCGGCAGCGCGCGAAGCTGCGGAGAGCGCACGCGAAGAGATCCGCGCCTTCGGTGGTGAAGCGATCACGGTCTACGGTGACTGCGCCGACTGGAACGATTCCGAAGCGTTGTTCAAGACGGCGATCGACACCTTCGGCGACGTGAACATCGTGGTCAACAACGCCGGGTTCTGTCGCGACAAGATGATCTTCTCGATGACCGAGGAGGAGTTCGATTCCGTTGTGCGCGTGCACCTGAAGGGGCACTTCGTGAACATGCGTCATGCAGCGGCGTACTGGCGCGAGCAGGCCAAGAACACCGGTGGCACGGTCTACGGGCGCCTGATCAGCACATCGTCCGAGGCGTTCCTGTTCGGTTCGGTCGGACAGCCGAACTACGCAGCCGCGAAGGCCGGCATCGTCGCGATGACGATGGGGGCAGCGCAGGCGCTGGCCAAGTACGGTGTGACGGCGAACGTGATCATGCCGCGTGCACGCACCGACATGACGATGGGTGGCGGGACCGCTGCGATGTTTGAGAAGCCCGAGGAAGGCTTCGATCACTTCGATCCGGAGAACGTCGGGCCGTTCGTGGGTTATCTCGCGTCCGCGCGCGCACAGCGCATTTCTGGCTATGTGTTCGTGGTTTGGGGCAAGCAGGTCACGATCATCGACGGCCCGCAGTTTGGCCAGGTGTTCGAGAACGAGACCCGCTGGACGCTGGACCAGCTCGACGCGGCGCTTTCGCCGCACTTCGCAAAGCTGCGCCCCATCGTCGACGGTTTCACGATTGACCCTACCGCCTGA
- a CDS encoding steroid 3-ketoacyl-CoA thiolase, giving the protein MREAVIVEALRTPIGRGKMVVGELSGIHPAHLLALVQRAVIEKAGVKPEDVDQLIGGCVTQAGEQAGNLCRNAWLSMGISYVPGATTIDTQCGSAQQANHLISALINAGQVDIGIACGAEVMSHVGLGANVYNGPGYFQPPDWPWDSTPDQFGSVERIAKNRGLTRADVDAFALESQRRAAAAWAAGHFDREVITVEAPVLGEDGKPTGEKRLVTRDQGVRPTTAEGLATLKPVKEGGIHTAGNSSQVSDGAAAVLWMSREEAERRGLKPRARIISGVVVGTDPYYHLDGPIDATHAVLRKTGMKMSDIDLVEINEAFAAVVLSWASVFKPDMSKVNPSGGAIALGHPVGSTGARLITTALHALERMDKSIALVTMCCGASVGTGTIIERLN; this is encoded by the coding sequence ATGCGTGAAGCCGTGATCGTGGAAGCACTGCGCACGCCCATAGGGCGCGGCAAGATGGTGGTTGGGGAACTGTCCGGGATTCACCCGGCACATCTGCTGGCGCTGGTGCAGCGCGCGGTGATCGAGAAGGCTGGCGTCAAGCCGGAAGACGTCGATCAACTGATTGGTGGTTGCGTGACGCAGGCCGGTGAGCAGGCGGGTAACCTGTGCCGCAACGCGTGGCTTTCGATGGGGATCAGTTATGTTCCGGGTGCGACGACGATCGACACGCAGTGTGGTTCGGCGCAGCAGGCGAACCACCTGATCTCGGCGCTGATCAACGCCGGGCAGGTCGACATCGGCATCGCCTGCGGGGCCGAGGTGATGAGTCATGTCGGACTGGGCGCGAACGTGTACAACGGCCCGGGTTATTTCCAGCCACCGGACTGGCCGTGGGACAGCACGCCGGATCAGTTCGGTTCGGTCGAGCGCATCGCGAAGAATCGCGGACTCACGCGTGCCGACGTCGATGCCTTTGCACTCGAATCGCAGCGTCGTGCGGCGGCTGCGTGGGCAGCGGGTCATTTCGACCGTGAGGTGATCACGGTGGAGGCTCCGGTGCTTGGCGAGGACGGCAAGCCCACCGGCGAGAAGCGTCTGGTGACGCGCGACCAGGGCGTGCGCCCGACTACTGCAGAGGGCCTGGCGACACTCAAGCCGGTCAAGGAAGGAGGCATCCACACCGCAGGCAACTCGTCGCAGGTTTCCGATGGTGCCGCCGCCGTGCTGTGGATGAGTCGTGAAGAGGCCGAGCGTCGCGGACTCAAGCCGCGTGCGCGCATCATCAGTGGCGTGGTGGTCGGCACCGACCCCTACTACCACCTCGATGGCCCCATCGACGCCACGCATGCGGTGCTGCGCAAGACCGGCATGAAGATGAGCGACATCGACCTGGTCGAGATCAACGAGGCCTTTGCTGCCGTCGTGCTGTCGTGGGCGAGCGTGTTCAAGCCGGACATGTCGAAGGTCAATCCGAGCGGTGGTGCAATCGCGCTCGGTCATCCGGTCGGTTCGACCGGCGCGCGTCTGATCACGACCGCGCTGCATGCACTCGAGCGCATGGACAAGTCGATCGCGCTGGTCACGATGTGCTGCGGCGCTTCGGTCGGCACTGGCACGATCATCGAACGCCTGAACTGA
- a CDS encoding MaoC family dehydratase, protein MKQYRFDDVDALQQLVSPDFGAWSTEVEITQDLIDRFADLSGDDYWIHTDPERCKKQSPFGTTIAHGFLTLALLPKMVQQASYELTGYNNILNYGSNKLRFTGAVPVGSRIHSRNRVKSVERLPKGTQLTIESNVHVVGQERPALVYELIVIYM, encoded by the coding sequence ATGAAACAATACCGATTCGATGACGTGGACGCCCTGCAGCAACTCGTTTCGCCGGATTTCGGCGCCTGGAGCACCGAAGTCGAGATCACGCAGGATCTGATCGACCGCTTCGCGGATCTCTCGGGCGACGACTACTGGATCCATACCGATCCGGAGCGCTGCAAGAAGCAGAGTCCGTTCGGCACCACGATCGCGCACGGCTTTCTCACGCTGGCGCTACTGCCGAAGATGGTGCAGCAGGCAAGCTACGAGCTGACCGGCTACAACAACATCCTGAACTACGGTTCGAACAAGCTGCGTTTCACCGGTGCGGTTCCCGTCGGCAGCCGTATCCATTCGCGCAACCGCGTTAAATCCGTCGAACGCCTGCCCAAGGGCACGCAACTGACGATCGAGAGCAACGTGCATGTGGTCGGCCAGGAGCGACCGGCGCTGGTCTACGAACTGATCGTGATCTACATGTGA
- a CDS encoding SDR family oxidoreductase, protein MSGKVAFITGASRGIGKATALALARKGYDVVVTARTLEEGEAWEHGSRDSEIKPMPGSLRATAAEIEAVGRRALPIRLDLLDLASIDAAVQRTYAEWGRIDLLVNNGIYQGPGIMSPISELTQKQLHDMFLGNVFANVHTIQRVLPHMLEAGSGCIVNVVSESGMMDPPAPAGKGGWGFAYSASKAALIRMAGVLKVEYAGTALQFFNMEPGLVMTEAMEMRPDREAFAELYGGAPMSVPAAVVVWLASAPEARELNGQTVMAQRHCRKLNLVPEWQPKRGTVSG, encoded by the coding sequence ATGAGTGGGAAAGTGGCTTTCATCACCGGCGCAAGCCGCGGCATCGGCAAGGCGACCGCCCTTGCGCTGGCGCGCAAGGGTTATGACGTGGTCGTGACTGCGCGTACGCTGGAAGAGGGTGAAGCCTGGGAGCACGGCTCGCGCGACTCCGAGATCAAACCGATGCCCGGTAGCCTGCGTGCCACGGCCGCTGAAATCGAAGCCGTCGGTCGGCGCGCGTTGCCGATCCGTCTCGACCTGCTCGATCTGGCCTCGATCGACGCGGCGGTGCAACGAACCTATGCCGAATGGGGTCGTATCGACCTGCTGGTCAACAACGGCATCTACCAGGGACCGGGCATCATGTCACCGATCAGTGAGCTCACGCAGAAGCAGTTGCACGACATGTTCCTCGGCAACGTGTTCGCCAACGTGCACACGATCCAGCGGGTGCTGCCGCATATGCTCGAAGCCGGATCCGGCTGCATCGTCAACGTGGTCTCGGAGTCCGGGATGATGGATCCACCGGCGCCGGCGGGCAAGGGAGGCTGGGGCTTTGCCTACTCGGCATCGAAGGCGGCGCTGATCCGTATGGCAGGCGTGCTGAAGGTCGAATACGCCGGCACCGCACTGCAGTTCTTCAACATGGAGCCCGGACTGGTGATGACCGAAGCGATGGAGATGCGTCCGGACCGTGAGGCCTTTGCCGAGCTCTACGGTGGAGCGCCGATGTCGGTTCCGGCTGCGGTCGTGGTCTGGCTGGCGAGCGCACCGGAGGCACGCGAGCTGAACGGACAGACCGTGATGGCGCAGCGTCATTGCCGCAAGTTGAACCTGGTGCCCGAGTGGCAACCGAAGCGCGGCACCGTCTCGGGCTGA
- a CDS encoding alkylphosphonate utilization protein, which translates to MTTLPHCPACRSPHTWIDGLNYVCPECAHEWPCDSTDEAAPSDDAPIHDAHGNVLGDGDTVIVIKDLKVKGSSLVVKVGTRVRNIRLVQGDHNIDCRIEGIGAMQLKSEFVRKA; encoded by the coding sequence ATGACCACCCTTCCCCACTGCCCTGCGTGCCGATCACCGCATACCTGGATCGACGGCCTGAACTACGTGTGCCCCGAATGTGCGCACGAGTGGCCATGCGACAGCACGGACGAAGCTGCGCCGAGCGACGATGCACCGATTCACGACGCCCACGGCAATGTGCTCGGCGACGGCGATACGGTGATCGTGATCAAGGATCTGAAGGTCAAGGGCTCATCGCTGGTCGTGAAGGTCGGCACCCGGGTCAGGAACATCCGTCTCGTCCAGGGAGACCACAACATCGACTGCCGCATCGAAGGCATCGGTGCCATGCAGCTCAAGTCCGAATTCGTGCGCAAGGCGTAG